In the genome of Chelmon rostratus isolate fCheRos1 chromosome 12, fCheRos1.pri, whole genome shotgun sequence, the window TAATGTCACATCCCACAGCAGCATTCTGATTGGAAAGTCCAGATTGTAAGTTTCCAAGGATGGCCTGCAGTTTGAAGTTTtacctttgtttttcttgcttcatTGAATTTATTACTACGTCAATAATTGTGGCACATTCTAATGATAGAAGCCTTCCTAAAATTATTGCAAAATGATGACTGGCAAAATTACTGGAAGTAACAAAGGTGTTGCTGGAACCAATGCAAGGATATTTTCATGATCCTCTGAACATTTTCAACCTTTAGATTTCTTCCTGTGAGGAGGGTCTGTGCTGACTTCCAAGTCAGGGTGGTCAGGCTGTCAAAAATGTTCCCAGTAACAGCCTCAGTACACATATAGAAGATGTAGAGGCAGCAACATAATACTATTAAGATGTTAACTTACATATGCATCAGATGACTTCTCACTTTAGGAtagtgtttttgttgaagcaAAACCTTAAATTCTTCTATTCTTTATTATTGAATTAAATTGAGGGATACACACTTTAAAATTTTCTCTGTTCAGGCCAGTCagcttttgtcagtttttttataGAACCCTGGGACAACAATATGACCCACCCTTCATATcttgtctttcctctcctctttgacTGCAGCACATTGTGCGGCCTGACTATGTAGGCACTACAGTGGTCCCAGAATGGCCAGACTACATAGAGATCAAAGGCCAGGAGCAGATTGAAGGCCTTGCCAGGGCATGTCAGCTAGCCAGACATGTACTGCTACTAGCTGGCTGCAATCTGAAGGTAAGCACCTACTCGCTacaagtactgtgtgtgtttctgtgttacgaaagacaaaaacagcttaACAGTTATGACCTGTGTCTTCCAGGTTGGCATGACAACAGATGAAATAGACTTCATCGTGCACCAGGAGACAATCAAGCACAACGCGTACCCATCTCCTCTCAGATACGGGGGTTTCCCCAAGTCAGTCTGTACGTCTGTGAACAATGTGGTCTGTCATGGTATACCTGACAGGTAAATGGGCAGGATATTCATTCACAGCATTTAGATCAGATTTGGAGAATATCACTCCTAATGAGAACAATGATGCTGGGCTTTCTACAAAGCCTCTTTGGCATAGAAAGAGTACTCAAGAAATCTATGTATATAGTGACACCCAGTGTCCACAGTAGGAACTTTATGTTGATACCCACAGCGGGCCAAATATAATTGTGATTTCAAAATAACTCAACAGCCAAATGAACTAAGATGTCCTAATGACAGTGTTAATttagacacacaaaacaacaaaaacattttcaatacaaatgatgtgttatttttctctttacCTTTGTTTGCCTTCCAAAATGAGATGCTACCAGTGGGAAAATAAACCCattgagaaaatgatttttatcACACAGTTAACCACATTTAAGTGAATACTGATAACTTAAATCTTTAAATGTTGGATTTGTTATAGAAACTGATGATAAACTgtatcattttaaaacagaattCATTATTGGACAATTGCCTTCTTAGATAAAtgcaataaagacaaaatacagTGTAGATACTATATATTTAAAAGGTGCGGTACTATGAGGATGTCCAGTATTAATTGACTTATAACAGAAAAGTTGtacattattacaaatgtaattaatgttttgggtttttttttttgtcctgcagTCGGCAACTTCAAGAAGGAGATATAATCAACATTGATGTCACTGTGAGTTGATGCCATAACAGACCACTGACTGAGTAGAATAAGTGGACCTAGAGTCCTTTTCAGACCTCcgggtctgaaaagtgaaaccAATGCAGAAGTgtcttaaacctgcattctttgtGCAATTGTATGGAGTCTTGTGACAAAACGATCACATGATTaattacctcagtaaacagtttcctaATTAGTTTATGCCCTCCATCACTggtttcaagtcttcttcaatacagcatgatgttcattttgtaaattatggttatttagagtaaaatagacGATAAAGCTGGGCATGCTTTAGGGTGTGGCGACCTTGTTTTTGACAAGTCCTCACCATGGCGTGTCCTTGGGTTctcagatccaatcaggatagaggtgTAGCACTGCGTGTCATCCTCAGCTCCATCCTCTCAACtaaatatggtcacttctggctccaaaatAACCAAGATGACTTCAAATTAGTATTCAACAAACCAATTGGTGACATCACAATGGCTGCGTCCACTGCTGTTATACAGTctagcaacagacacacaaagtgaaagGCATTACTGCAAACGAGACCAGTTTGAACCCTGCTCCCATCACTGACCACTGCATATTTGTCATAGGTGTATTTGGATGGTTACCACGGTGATACCTCAGAAACCTTCTTGATTGGTGAGGTGGATGAGGTTGGGCAGCGATTAGTTGAAACTGCCAGGCGTTGCCGAGATGAAGCCATCGCTTCCTGCATGCCGGGTGCACAGCTCTGTGTTATAGGAAACACTAttaggtacacacacacaaaatatacacacagtgaataCCCATGTATTGTATTGtcactttaatttttttctaaTATGCCAactaattttttttgtttttgctgacagTGAAATAGCCCATGCTAGTGGCTTCCAAGTTTGTCCTTATTTCATTGGACATGGAATAGGCTCATACTTTCATGGCCATCCTGAGATCTGGCACCATGGTGAGTTTGAGTCTGTGGTCTGATGATGTGGCAAACTCCTGTATGAACATCTGAGACTTCACCAAAAGCACCTGCTACCCATTTATCAAATACTTTCTTTAAAGTTTTATGGGTTCCTTATTATTTAGTAGTAGCCCATATTGCCAAAAGGTCTTTTTAATGAACAAGAgaattctgtttttgtctttttcttcagctAATGACAATGACATGACCATGGATGAAGGCATGGCTTTCACAATAGGCAAGTTACCTTACGCAGTATTTGCATGCACATTAAGATGCCACGGAGCGTGGGGCTGATATTGTCTGTCAATTTGTAGAGCCCATACTGATGGAGGGGTCTGTAGAGTTTAAAATCCTGAAGGACAAGTGGACAGCAGTGTCTGCAGATGATAAAAGGTAGGTAGCAACCAGAAACATCTTggctgtgtttgcagctgttaTTTTGCGAACACTTTTTTCCAGCTGGCATCATTAGAGCGTGTAAAAGCCTTAAAACTCCCTAAAACtacaaattgttgttttaacTGTCTGTGGATTTTAACCAAATGAGATGAGTGTTAATTAATTAGCTTTAGGTGTGTTAGTAGGCCTATTTGGAAACTTTGGAGAGAGCtaggctagccgtttccccctgctgccggtgtttatgctaaactaagctaataGCCTCCTACACAAAGGCATGAgaagtggtatcagtcttctcatctcactctcaaaaaagcatatttctcaAATAATGAACTATTCTTTTAAATCTTACACTTGCTTCTTCTTTATTTGAAATTGACATTCATGCAGGTCGGCTCAGTTTGAACACACGGTGGTCATCACATCTGACGGAGTGGATATTCTCACCAAACTGCCAGAAGAGAGCAATCTGTGATCTGACTCCTACATCGGCTGCTAGAAATCTCTTTATGTCAATCAGCACCTAAACTGCCTCTTgtgataataaaacactgttaaaaGAACTTGCATGGTGATTCACCAAGACTTATCTTGAAATAATAAGAA includes:
- the metap1d gene encoding methionine aminopeptidase 1D, mitochondrial, whose product is MAAHCSAGLAARSGLAGFLRRVCGLKSCGPPTALLCQQHRCFFWRKWKSSHNVVRPATVRPAYAVPKHIVRPDYVGTTVVPEWPDYIEIKGQEQIEGLARACQLARHVLLLAGCNLKVGMTTDEIDFIVHQETIKHNAYPSPLRYGGFPKSVCTSVNNVVCHGIPDSRQLQEGDIINIDVTVYLDGYHGDTSETFLIGEVDEVGQRLVETARRCRDEAIASCMPGAQLCVIGNTISEIAHASGFQVCPYFIGHGIGSYFHGHPEIWHHANDNDMTMDEGMAFTIEPILMEGSVEFKILKDKWTAVSADDKRSAQFEHTVVITSDGVDILTKLPEESNL